CATATGATCGCCATAAAGCGAATCCTGCGCTACACCAAAGGGACCCTTGATTTTGGCTTAACTCTTCGTCCATAATCACAACCCACACGTATTTGTGCATACTCCAATGCAGATTGGGCTGGGTGCCCGGACTCTCGTCCCTCCACCACTGGCTATTGATCTACTTGGGCACCAACTTGATCTCTTAGTGTTCCAAAAGCAACCTATTGTCTCTCGCTCAAGCACGGAATCAAAATATCGCTCCTTAGCTCATGCGTGTGCCGAAACTACTTGGCTATCCTACCTTTTGGTCGAACTTGGTGTTCAACTTACCTTTCCAGTCTTTCTTCATTGTGACAATCTCTCCTCCACTTACTTGGCTGCCaatcctatttttcatgctcgcACCTGCCACATTGAGCTTGATTACCATTTTTGTGCTCGAAAAGGTGGCCTTGGGCAGTCACCACGTTTGTTTTATTCCATCTATTGATCAACTAGCCGACCTCCTCACCAAAGCACTTCATAAACCATGCCACCAGCTTCTCCGATCAAACCTTGTCCAGCCTTGCCCGTCCGGTTTTCGAAAGGGAGGGGGGTGGGTATTAGTGAATCAATTTAGTCCGGTCAACTCTTCATAAATTGCTCCAGCCAATCtccatcttcattgccttgaTTAAGATAAATATCTGTAATTTATTGTAATCCCTAATTACTTGTAATTTGCTATAATTCCTGATTCTCTTACCATTTGTATCTTTGTCAGATTGTATATAGTCTGTACCCAtgataatgaaaaatataCTGAGGTTTATTTCTTCACAAAACTAAAACAATGATCTTTCCAAACAACTTAATGTAATGTGATATGAAGTCAAAATTTGCAATGTACTTTGGGGATTTGCCCttgatttttggtttgggtgtAATTTTAGATCTAaggaataaaacaaaaaaaatttaagaagtGTTTTGTGAAATTCTTTATGAAGGAAATTCAAATACAATTGTGGAAAAAGTGCTCACAACATTAAAGAGTTATATGAAGAgtataaattatatttgtcTTTGCATGATAGATCACAACATGAACAAGCAGTACGCACATCATCTAGATCTTGCACTTCAACATTTAGTAGAAAAAGAAGTCGTGTGGATGACCTTGTGATTCTAAAAGGTTAAACACAAGCAATTTTTCCCTGCTATCTTGATGCACACACACAAATGGATCATGATGAAAATAATCCTTTAAATATTTTGGCATGGTGGAAATCACAGCAAAAAATTACCCTGTGCTTTCCACCATGGCCCGTGATATACTAACCATTCCAGTGTCTTCGGTTGCTTATGAATTAGCTTTTAGCAAAGGTGGGCGTGTTATAAGTGACCATCGAGCAAGTTTGGCTCCAACTAGTGTTGAAGCGTGCACTTGTGGAAGTGATTGGattaaacaagaaagaaaaaagtcaagaagaaaatgagtgTACAAGATGAACTCTAGAGTGGTTTGTCCAAGATGCAggataaatattttcttttttgattgttttgtagtctacttcaattttgtttcaacattatttcaaaatttcaaggaATTGTTatcatatttaattatgaatggAGTTTTTAAACGGAAAAAATGAATGGAGTTTAATAAAGCCAAAATAATGGCCCATTTCATAGGACTGGCCCGACCCGGCCCGATAACTCTTTAGGGCTGAAAAGGCCCTAAGCCCGGCCCGATAACTTCGTAAAACCTAATCgaactcttcttctttccagcCGCCTCCTCCTCACTGTTCTATCGTCTTCTCTTCTTATCTCGACTCATTGTTGTTTTTTCGGTACTTGCTTTGCTCTCTCATCACAGTATCAGGTATATCTCATCTTTCGTCTGTATCTGAGTATGATTTTTtctcatctttctcttcttatcTCGACTCATTGTTGTTTATTTGGTTTGTGGGTAAAAGTAAGGTAAAATTGtatatatttcctttttgatAATTATTGATGCCCTCTCCATTTGCTATTTGATGTTCCTTCTTTctagtttttcattttttttcagtaTTTAAATCCTATTTGCATTTGTTCTCTAACACAGGTAAAAGAATTTCCTTTACTGttttttgtataatatttgCCTTCATTGTTGTTTATGAATTCATGGATTCTCCGAAGCTTTTTTCGGCTCAAAACTTGCATCTATTGGATGTGGATCTTCTGTATTGGAAGATAAcgaatttctctcttttatttttcttcctctagTGCGAGAGAGACCTCGACCTTCTTTGTTTGCCGCCGTCTCTTCCTCTAGTCGTCAGCTCAACTTCGCAACCATGGTATTTCTCTCTCCAATTCTATGATTGTTTCTTGTGAAactgaaatgaaaatgaaaaagaaaagtttgtttgttcatGGTTCTGATCTGTTACGTTTGGTTTTTTCTATCCTAGATCATCCCAGAGAAGAACAGGAGGGAAATCTCCAAATACCTATTCCAAGGTACACACAAAAAGcttagatttttatttattctcaaTGAAGTTTTGGTTCTTCGTTTccatattttgttaaaatttgttgaatttaatttcaacAGAGGGAGTGTGCTATGCAAAGAAGGACTATAACTTGGCAAAGCACCCAGAAATCGATGTGCCAAATCTGCAGGTGATTAAGCTGATGCAGAGCTTCAAATCCAAGGAGTATGTGAGAGAAACTTTCGCTTGGATGCACTACTACTGGTACCTGACCAATGATGGTATTGAGTTTTTGAGGAACTACCTCAACCTTCCATCTGAGATTGTCCCTGCAACTTTGAAGAAACAGGCCAAGCCTCCTGGTCGCCCCTTGGGCCCATCTGGTGACCGCCCACGGTAATTGATTTGTTTCATCGTCTTTATTGGTTATTGGGTCTATTGATTTTTGTAACTGGGATTGTTTCTTTGAGTGTTCTTGTTTGATTATTTGAATAACTTATGGTAGCGACTTGTAACTGTGGCCTTATTTGAAGGATTTCTGTGATTCTTAGTTCTAATTGTAAATGGGTATTCAAATAGGTGGTTTGTGTTATTTGGTTTAGCTGATAAGGTGGTTTGAGCATGTAATTTGTACAGGAAGTCGTTAATTTGGTAAACTGCTTCAacaatctttttgtttttggagttcTGAAAGAAACTGCAAGACGGTTTGAAATTAGATTGTATTGAATACTGTAATCGATTGAAATGTGGTTTGGTTGATGGAATGATTGAGAAGTTTGTTAGAAAGCTTGGACTTTATTCGGGTTTAATTTAAAGTTCTAGAGTATGTGATATCGATCATTTAGGAAGAAGTTATTTTACTGATTTGTGTTAGTACTGTGACAGATATGTGCTTCCTTTTCTAGTTCGTATGTTGAACCCTATGATTTGTTGGAATGTAATGTGGATGTTTTGATGATGTGAACAGTGGCCCACCTCGTTTTGATGGAGGAGAACGCAGATTTGGTGACAGGGATGGGTACCGTTCAGGTCCTCGTGCACCAGGGGGTGATTTTGGTGACAAGGGTGGAGCACCTGCTGACTACAGACCTTCTTTCGGGGTAATATTTCTGTTGTCAAGTagtttgttttatatttctcATTTAGGTACTATGTCTTTTACCATGTATTGGGTTGGAGATCAATTGCCTTTCGATGATATACTATTCTTCTTTGCATTTTGGAGTTGTATTCTATCTGATCCCATGTACCTTGTTACTGAGGACTTGACAAACTTATGTACTGCCCACTTAAATGTGTTGTATGATTAGAAGATTTCCTCACTTTGGAAAAATGATGCATTTGTTAACTTGTATGCTTTCTCCTGAAATATCAGGGTAGTAGGCCTGGCTTTGGTCGTGGTGCCGGTGGATCTGGTGGAGCGGGTGGTTTTGGTGCTGGCCCAGCTAGCTCTGATCTCTCCTAAGGAAATGGTTTACTTAGACACCGTTTGGTTTCCTGAGTTTTCATTTAAGAACGGATGACATTCTGTATTAGGAGACAATAGCAGTTTTGTTTGACTTGCAACAGTCTTGGGATTGTATTagatgtttgtttttattctaTATGGTCTTTGAATTGCACTttgcaaaatttatttttctgttatCTATGTATGTCATTGAGAAATTTCGTAGATGAtgtttaataattattttcttgcgTTTTTTGACCCTCATTTTTCTGCGACCTTCAGTAACTTGTCATAGTTTAGCTTGGCATTTTTGGACCTAGCATCATGGTTTAGCTTTAATAAGG
The Prunus dulcis chromosome 2, ALMONDv2, whole genome shotgun sequence DNA segment above includes these coding regions:
- the LOC117620083 gene encoding 40S ribosomal protein S10-1-like translates to MIIPEKNRREISKYLFQEGVCYAKKDYNLAKHPEIDVPNLQVIKLMQSFKSKEYVRETFAWMHYYWYLTNDGIEFLRNYLNLPSEIVPATLKKQAKPPGRPLGPSGDRPRGPPRFDGGERRFGDRDGYRSGPRAPGGDFGDKGGAPADYRPSFGGSRPGFGRGAGGSGGAGGFGAGPASSDLS